The genomic region GATACCAAACCATGCAATGGAGAAGGGGACCCAGGCAATCGGGGGAACCGGCCGGAGAATCTGGATGATGGGATTGAAATAGGCATAGACTTCCCGGGAATAGCCGATCAGCACACCGGCGGGTATTGCCAGGGCCGCGGCACAGAAAAAGCCGATCAGCACCTTGAATATACTGCTGGCGGTGTCGGTAAGAAGGGATTCGCCACCGAGAAGCGGTGCCGCCGGGTGGAGCAGGATGACAATAATTTCACCAAGGGTCGGGAGGATATAGGAATTCCCGATGAGAAGTGCCAATGCCTCCCAGATGACGAGGAGTAAGACAACAAGGAAAAGTCCTTTTGCTGCATGAATGAGTGTGGATCTAGAGATGAGTGCCATAGAGATACACCGTTATGTTTTCGTACGCGAGCGCTTCGCGGATCATGGTCTCCTGGATGGAGCTCTGGACCGTTGCTATGACCAGCGGGTTCCCTTCACCGGATCGGACCTTTGCCCAGCTGACAAACGTGCTCCAGTTCGTGCAGGGAGCTTTGGTACCCACTACCAGCCCGGAGCCGCCGTTATTGACCGGCTGGATGATAGAAGACGGGTTCCCGAGTCCGATCTGTTGTTCCGCCGGGACGGATCCAAGGTAAGCCCCATCGAGAGCTTCCTGCCCGATCGTGGTCATGATGCCGCCTCCCGACTGGCCCGGGACGAGGTTGACGTAGGCCACGGGGCTTCCGTTCACTAGGAGCGTGCATTGCTTCGGGCGGGAGGCCGTTGGATCATTCGGAACAAGGCAGTAGCCGTACCGGCTGCAGAAATAGGAGGAGTCACGGACCAGAACATACAGCGGGGCATAGTGGTCAGATGAAGGAAGGTACCCGATGTTCAGGGTCGGGATGGTGCCGTTAAGTATTTGCGGGACGGCCGATCCGTTGAGGAAGGCATTCCCCTGCCCGGTAACTGCCGCGTTCACGTAGGGGGAAGGACCGGTCCCGTTGGCTGATGGGGTTGACGTAAAGACAATATTGGGGAACGAGTGCTCCTCGACAACAAGGGGATTGAGCGACCCGTTGGGAGTCAGGACCTGGGTTGTACCGAAGACCCAGGCCGCGGTGATATTCTCGGCCTGCTGCGGGTTCTCGTTGACCCTGTCGACACCAGCCGTTGTGAGTGCCGAGAGCAGAGCAGCAATTTCAGGGTATTGTCTTATCGTCTTGTTACTGAGGACGAGAACACAGCAGGGGGTTGCAGCCCATTTCCCCGGCGGGGGAAGGTCATCGGCGGTTGCCACGCGGTTCCCGATACCGGCCAGCTCTGCATCCGACACAACCGGCTCCCACATGATGAAGGCATCGATCTGGTTGGTGTCGAGCAGCTGGAGCATGGATCCGGATGAGGCGTACAGGAGCTCTGCTGATGGATCGGTATCAGCCAAACGGGCCTGTGAAGGGAACGCACAACCAAACAGGAGGATCCCTGACAGGAGAACAAAGACCAGCAGAATCGTTCCAATCAGGACGGTAGATCTCCTCATAATTCAGTATCTCTTCTGGAAGTATTATTCTGATTCAATAAGAGTGTGGCGAAACGTCTCCTGTTTTCCGGTAAAACGGGGGACACTGCAAGGAGTGATGAAAAAGGGGAATTGACGTTAAAATTAAAGACCGGTTACCGGATCCACGTCACCTTCGGCGCATGCTTGTCATGGGCTTCGGGAGTCTCATCGGGGTATCCGAAAACGATGGTGCCGACCGGGCTGTAACCCTCCGGGATCCGGAACCCCGCCATGATCTCTTTGTTGTCATAGGCAACTTCCGTTGACCCGATCCAACAGCTCCCGATGCCGAGGGCATGGGCAGCAAGCATCAGGTTCTCCGCACAGAGGGAGCAGTCGATCTCCCGAAACCGGCTCCCGCTCTTCCCGATGACCATGATGACCGTCGGTGCGTGGTAATAGATCGAGTACCCGGGGCTCTCCAGGAGCCTCCGGAATTCATCCGACATACCGTCGTGGGCATCTTTCATGAGCGAGATCATGATGGGTTTGCAGTAGTCCGAAACTCCGGCCAAGAACTTCTGGTCCTGGACAACGACAAACGCCCAGGGCTGGAGGGCAAGGGCGGATGGTGCGTACGTCCCAGCGAGGAGGATCTTATCCAGCACCGCATCGGGTATCTGTTTGTCCTTGAATTTCCTGACACTGCGGCGGGTCATTATTGCTTCAAGTGCTTCCATGTTCCTTATCACTCCTTAATTCTGACAGATTGCTTGGGTATATCAGTTTATTCATTGCTACAGCAGTTCCCTGCCGATACGGTACGCCTCTTCCATGAGGTCTGTTTTCCCTTCAACCGGTGGTTTCATCCCGGCATCGAGATCGCAGGCAAGCATATGATCCTGAACAGCAAGGCCGGTCAGCCCCACCATCTGCATGAACGTTTGGACCGGGGTCTCGAACAACCGGGCATCCGGCTGGTTCTGCGTGAAAATGAACGAAATCTTCTTTCCCGGTGTCATCTTCGGCTTTAAGGTCATACCGATATACGGGAAGAGGCGATCGAGCCAGACCTTGGTCTGGGCAGTGACTCCAGCGAAATAGATGGGGGTGGCGATAATGATGCCATCGGCCTCCTTCATATGCTCGTGAACCTTCTGCATGTCGTCTTTTACAGCGCATTCGGCCACATCATTCTTCTTGCACCAGTAACAGGCCTGGCATCCCCGGATCTTCAGATCGTTGAGGAAGACAGTCGTTGTTTCTATTCCCTTTTCATTCAGTGCCCGTTCAGCTTCCGCTGCAAGGATTGCGGTACTGCCCTTCTTCCTGGGACTCCCGATAATTATGAGTGCTTTTCTCATATTTTTCTCCTGTTTTATTGAAACAGCGGTTGGTTACTCCACCCACCGCACATTTTGCTCCAGCGCCGGGTCGAGCCGCGGGGGTGCTTCCGGAACGCCATCGGGCCAACCCAGCGGTGTGACCGCTACGATCTCCTTCTCGTTTGGGATTTGCAGGATCCTGCGCAGTGCCTTCTCGTCATTGAGCGGACCGGTCATCCAGCAGGTGCCAAGCCCGAGCGCGGTTGCAGCGAGGAGGAGGTTCTGCATGGCGGCACTTGCACTCTCGAGGTTTGCCCGCTGGAAATCCGGTGTTTCCGCTGTATCGGTCAGGACGACAATCACCACGGGTGCTCCCCCGTAGGTGGCCGCGAACCGGACGAACTCCTCGCGGGTGAACGGGGATCCCCGCATCCGGGACGAGTCCCAGTTCCGGGTGTACTCCTCGATAATTCGCCCGAAACTCTTCCCCATCTCATCAATCTTCTTTCCGGTCACGACAACAAACTGCCACTGCTGGCGATTCATGGCAGAGGGCGCCCAGTTGGCGGCATCGAGGATGGTGCAGATATCTTCCCTACTGACAGGCTCAGGGAGGTACCGGCGGATTGCCCTCCGCTGATGGATCGCTTCCAGGACATCCATTCCGGTTACCCTTCCTGTGCAGGTTCTCCGGTTTTCGGGGAGAGCCCGGCCTTTGCGATCCGTGCGCCCAGGTCGAATGCCCGTTTGCAATCCTGGGGGAAGATCGTCCTCCGGCGTTCCTTTCGCTCCTCCGGGTCGAAATAGCTGAAGACCATCTTGTCGTAGTCTTCGAACTGGAGGGTCTCGTTGCAGAAGAGGGATTCTGACTGCCCGAACATCATCTTCAGAACGGTCGCGTTCGCCGTAATGTGCGGACCGTAATTCTCCTTCATCAACTGCTCGGAGACGTTCATGGTGTAGATGAACGCTGTGGGGATCTGCCGCGGAGCAAGGGACTGCGGGGGCCGGGTGTAGGTCAGGTTCGGGAAGAGAAGGCGTTCCATGAACGACCGCATCTCGCCGGTTACCATCCCGAAATAGATAGGCGAGCCGAGTATGAGGGCATCGGCACCTTCGATCTTCTCAAGAACGGAAGTCAGTCCGTCCTTCATGGCACATTTCCCGTAACTTTTCCCGCCTTTGAGCTTGCAGGCAAAACAGCTGGTGCAGCCTTTGTAGTCCAGGTCGTAGAGGTGAACGAGCTCGATATCAGCCCCCTGCGATGCCGCCCCTTCGAGGGCATGTTCAAGCAGCGTTGCAGTATTCCACTTCTTTCGTGGACTTCCGTTGATAGCAATGATTTTTCCCATACGTAAACTCCTGCGTTCAGCCTTCTTTCAAGGCGTTGACAACCTCTCGGGTGGCAAGGATCCCGTTCAGAGCCGCCGGGAATCCTGCATAAATGGAGACGAGCAGCATGATCTCTACGATCTCCTCTTCAGCGAGGCCGGCCCGGAGGCCGCCACCGATATGGAACCGGAGCTGGGACGGGGCGGTTCCCATTGCCGCGAGCGCTGCGATGGTGGCCGCCTGCCGGTTCCGGAGAGGGAGGAGGCCCCGGGCATAGATGTCCCCGTACCCGAACGCGATAACGTATCGCGTGATATCCGGGTTGATCGGGTCAAAGGTCTCTTTGAGCACCCGCTCCTGGTCCGGAGCAATCTGCGAGAGCAGCTTCTTCCCGCGCTCGTACCTGCCTTCCGAACCGGCATGGAGGGACGCTGTTGAAAGGGTCCTGCCGGTCTCCTGCACTACCTCCAGCAGGATCTTGAACGCATTCAGAGTTGCCGGGAACCCTGCGTACCCGCACATCTGGATGATCACTTCGCGGATCTCCTCGGGTGTGCAGCCGACATGGAGGGCTGCGTGGATGTGGACCCTGAGCTGGGGCGCAGCTGTACCCATCGCAGTCAGGGCGGCCACAACGGCCAGCTCCTTCATTGTGTTGTCGAGCCTGTCCCGGGCATAGATCTCCCCAAACGAGTACTCGATGAGATACCGGGCCAGGTCCGGGCAGACAACGTTCAAGGCCTCTTCCACCTTGACGCCGGCTTCGCCGTCGATCTCAAGCAGTTTCTTCCTTCCGATTGTTGCGTAATCTGTCATTTTGCTCTCCGTAATTCATTCGTGTCATCATATCTCCCCGACAGGGGATTCCCTGAGGGGGCAGACGTTTCCGTCCGGCTGCTTCCTGCACGCATCGCAGGAGATGCATGCAGCCGGCTGTTCAGGATTTTTTCTCCAGAAGTCAGCCAGGTCGGGCTGCCGCAGGAACGGACGGGAAAGGGAGAAATGACTGATCCCGGTGGTGTTCAGGAGTTCTGTCATAACCGACGGCGTCCGGTTCAATCCTACCAGAATCACCGGAATTTCGGTGATCCGGGCAATCTCGCTTGCATAATCCCGGAAGACCGATTCCCTATAGGGCAACGCTTCGGGAGGGAACGGCATGGTGTTGATCCCGCCGGATACTTCGATGGCGCTG from uncultured Methanoregula sp. harbors:
- a CDS encoding ABC transporter substrate-binding protein, with protein sequence MRRSTVLIGTILLVFVLLSGILLFGCAFPSQARLADTDPSAELLYASSGSMLQLLDTNQIDAFIMWEPVVSDAELAGIGNRVATADDLPPPGKWAATPCCVLVLSNKTIRQYPEIAALLSALTTAGVDRVNENPQQAENITAAWVFGTTQVLTPNGSLNPLVVEEHSFPNIVFTSTPSANGTGPSPYVNAAVTGQGNAFLNGSAVPQILNGTIPTLNIGYLPSSDHYAPLYVLVRDSSYFCSRYGYCLVPNDPTASRPKQCTLLVNGSPVAYVNLVPGQSGGGIMTTIGQEALDGAYLGSVPAEQQIGLGNPSSIIQPVNNGGSGLVVGTKAPCTNWSTFVSWAKVRSGEGNPLVIATVQSSIQETMIREALAYENITVYLYGTHL
- a CDS encoding nitroreductase family protein — protein: MEALEAIMTRRSVRKFKDKQIPDAVLDKILLAGTYAPSALALQPWAFVVVQDQKFLAGVSDYCKPIMISLMKDAHDGMSDEFRRLLESPGYSIYYHAPTVIMVIGKSGSRFREIDCSLCAENLMLAAHALGIGSCWIGSTEVAYDNKEIMAGFRIPEGYSPVGTIVFGYPDETPEAHDKHAPKVTWIR
- a CDS encoding flavodoxin family protein is translated as MRKALIIIGSPRKKGSTAILAAEAERALNEKGIETTTVFLNDLKIRGCQACYWCKKNDVAECAVKDDMQKVHEHMKEADGIIIATPIYFAGVTAQTKVWLDRLFPYIGMTLKPKMTPGKKISFIFTQNQPDARLFETPVQTFMQMVGLTGLAVQDHMLACDLDAGMKPPVEGKTDLMEEAYRIGRELL
- a CDS encoding nitroreductase family protein encodes the protein MDVLEAIHQRRAIRRYLPEPVSREDICTILDAANWAPSAMNRQQWQFVVVTGKKIDEMGKSFGRIIEEYTRNWDSSRMRGSPFTREEFVRFAATYGGAPVVIVVLTDTAETPDFQRANLESASAAMQNLLLAATALGLGTCWMTGPLNDEKALRRILQIPNEKEIVAVTPLGWPDGVPEAPPRLDPALEQNVRWVE
- a CDS encoding flavodoxin family protein: MGKIIAINGSPRKKWNTATLLEHALEGAASQGADIELVHLYDLDYKGCTSCFACKLKGGKSYGKCAMKDGLTSVLEKIEGADALILGSPIYFGMVTGEMRSFMERLLFPNLTYTRPPQSLAPRQIPTAFIYTMNVSEQLMKENYGPHITANATVLKMMFGQSESLFCNETLQFEDYDKMVFSYFDPEERKERRRTIFPQDCKRAFDLGARIAKAGLSPKTGEPAQEG
- a CDS encoding carboxymuconolactone decarboxylase family protein: MTDYATIGRKKLLEIDGEAGVKVEEALNVVCPDLARYLIEYSFGEIYARDRLDNTMKELAVVAALTAMGTAAPQLRVHIHAALHVGCTPEEIREVIIQMCGYAGFPATLNAFKILLEVVQETGRTLSTASLHAGSEGRYERGKKLLSQIAPDQERVLKETFDPINPDITRYVIAFGYGDIYARGLLPLRNRQAATIAALAAMGTAPSQLRFHIGGGLRAGLAEEEIVEIMLLVSIYAGFPAALNGILATREVVNALKEG